The sequence below is a genomic window from Desulfomonile tiedjei.
CCTGATGCTTCTTCTCCCCTCTTCACCATAAGCCGGCCAGGTCTTTTTGCCGGTGGAGCAGGCTATAGGCCGAGTACCCGGCCAGGACCTTTTTCACATATATTCTGGTCTCCAGGTAGGGGATGTTTTCGATGAACTCGTCTTGCTTCATCTTACCGTTGCGCCGAATCCAGTCCCGCACCTTCCTTATGTCCGCGTTGTAAGACGCCACAGCCGGGATGATCTTCCCTTTGAATGCTTCGAGGTTCTTGGCCAGGATGCGAATCCCGTGACCAAGATTCGCCTTGGGCTCGAGTATTTCCGCAATGGCCGTTGCAGGGATCTTGCCGCCCTTGCGTGGAACTCCAGCAGCCGCAGGCGTAACCTGCATGAGCCCTATGGCGCCGGCCGGCGACACCACTGACGCGTCATAACGGCTTTCCTGCCTTATGATCGCCCAGACCAGATGGGGATCTACGGCGTGTTTCTGCGCGGTGCGGGTGGCCTCATTGAAATGCACCCGCGGAAATGCCATTTCGATGAATTCCTTGGGCGCGTTTGGAGGCGGGTTTTCCATGAACGGCCCGAAGGCCACGGCGAGAATTTCCTGTGCGGTCCGGTACCGTTCCGCACCGTAAGCGGCTTTTGCCATGAGAAAAGCCACGGCCGGAGTGGATTTCGTGGATTTGGGCAGAGCGGCGAGGTTCAGCAGAGCGAACTCATAGAGTTTGTGTTCCATCAACTTGACGGCCGTAGAGACCAACTCGCTGGAACTCTCGGCAGGCGAAAGGTCGGTATTGGGGAAGGGCGACGAGGCCTTCTTATCGTTCAGTGGAATATTCTGACGCTTGAGCAAACGCGCTGCTTCAATTCCATAGTAATCGAGCGGACAGGCCGCGGCGATCTCCTTGAGTAGGGCCTGTGCTTCACTCGATCGTCCGGAAAGCTCCAGAGCGCGAGCTTGCCAGTACTTCGAGGCAGGTTCGATCTTGCCTCCGGGAGAAACAGTCCGGGCTTCGCGGAAAGCCTCCGCAGCCTCTTTGTATTGTTTGTTCCAATACTTGATCCACGCGGCCTTCCACTTGACGTCGGTCTTCGCTGAGGCTTCAAGACTCATTTTAGTCAAACGATTGAAATGAGACTCGGCCTGAGCGTACT
It includes:
- a CDS encoding transglycosylase SLT domain-containing protein, with amino-acid sequence MIAPGGIPFTKTAPAIPAAYRTGRFSAVCFAVICASVLTVVPLPCAALTVSSGPVQDYLFTEGKKHYDAGDMHQAEEAWRHLFPDKVYGPPAYLLLARSYRKARNVQKAEELLKELLKGHSGGIYQEVIREELADILCDQGKPEAVEMLQSMISMASDKKKPALVLRIAQLQRRIGDHSKATAHYRTLFLNYPASVEGLKAADDLSWMVFHGKIQRLEFSETEQISRAEKLFTKGRFDLAADAYQAVLKIKPADTGLLLKLAQCRYKDRQNQKAIDLLKEVLKANPPDKQRMEALHILSLLYWRLDREKDFEFCSAKIMEKGSDKQKRKTLFNLGAYYMEKGKYAQAESHFNRLTKMSLEASAKTDVKWKAAWIKYWNKQYKEAAEAFREARTVSPGGKIEPASKYWQARALELSGRSSEAQALLKEIAAACPLDYYGIEAARLLKRQNIPLNDKKASSPFPNTDLSPAESSSELVSTAVKLMEHKLYEFALLNLAALPKSTKSTPAVAFLMAKAAYGAERYRTAQEILAVAFGPFMENPPPNAPKEFIEMAFPRVHFNEATRTAQKHAVDPHLVWAIIRQESRYDASVVSPAGAIGLMQVTPAAAGVPRKGGKIPATAIAEILEPKANLGHGIRILAKNLEAFKGKIIPAVASYNADIRKVRDWIRRNGKMKQDEFIENIPYLETRIYVKKVLAGYSAYSLLHRQKDLAGLW